Below is a genomic region from Lampris incognitus isolate fLamInc1 chromosome 2, fLamInc1.hap2, whole genome shotgun sequence.
AGGAACAATTTCTTTGGATTCCTGCTCATGTAGGTGCAGAGGGCAATGAAAATGTGGATGGACTCACCAAACATACACTCAAGCCGCACAGTATAGAATTAAGTAGGGCCCGAGGCTAAAGTTCACATAAAGTCCCATATGCAAAAAAATCTGGCAAGAATAATGGGATGACAGCGAAACAGGCAGAAGCTTATATGGTATACAAAAGCAGGTTGGTGCTGGGAGAATTGGGGGCAGGAATAGGCAGGAAGGAATCACAATAACTCTAGTAAGAACGGGGCACACAGGGCGCAGTTTTACACTATAAAACTGGGAGACATTCACGCAGTTTATAGTGAGGAGCAGAATAAATTGTTTGCATCACTgatggacacaaaacacaaaaaccttTCACTAGAGGGTCTCCTTGGAAAATCAGTCAGCAAAACGTGGACATTTTTAAAAGAAACATGCCTTGTTGAGAGAATTTAGTAATAAAAAAGGCACTTTTTttgcccccttcctctctctctctctctctctgccctctctttctttccctctctctctctctcacaaaatgCACACTTCactttattaataataataatacattgtaTTTGTGgttgcctttcagagcactcaaggacacaacatttttttttaaaagacccCATGGttgtcaagcgggccaatggtgtagtgagttggagagcagaagaggatctgaaagTGCCGGAGGGCGTGTCGATAAGAAGGagctcagaaagatatgaaggagcttggttattaagggccttaaaagtGAAAAGCAGGAtcctgaagtcaatacggtatttaacagggagccaatggagttgctgaagaacagcagtgacatgatctatggaaggagttctggtaatgatacgagcagctgaattctggaccaactgaagtttatgaagacactgggggggggggcaaagaggatagaatagcagtagtcagtacgggatgcaaccagggtgtgaatgaataTGGCGgtactgttaggtgtaagtgaaggGCAAAGATGATTAAAATTGCATAGGtggggccgctctgatggccgagcggaataaaccgcccttcttgcagtccgctcgtcatgtggctgggaggttcgtatcccagactcgccgtaaccggtcacggccagagcgtccacggggtaaggcattcattacgccacccttacccgagggatagtgggtgtggatcggcgtagtgttcggggactcgtcgttctccagcgacccctctggcccatccgggcgcctgcagccaagcaaccgaaagcgttccCCCTACgtgtccttcgcggcctgaaggtgatgcaatccatgcgaggaggcttcagcgtgtaaaacagcGAGAGCAGGCAACAcgcgtttgaaggaagctggtgttacgactctctccttcctgtggaaacgtgagccaggggagttattcgacaagaattCCGGCCATAtgtcattgggttaatcgggtgggataaggggaaaaactagaaacaatttttttttaattgtgcatAGGtgggaagtatgcagaccgagtaacattgctgatgacagcttcaaaagataatgtgctggggggcacgagaaggcaatggaagaggtgtgtcttgagacgagagtggaagagtgagagggattctgaatttctaatgatttgggggagttagttccagagcctgggaactGCCTTGGAGAAGCCTCAGTCACCAAAGtcacggaggttggacctgggggtagagagaagggaggctgaggtggatctgagggaccgagggggttgatagggagagaggaggtcggtgaggtatgggggggggcagtttgtgaagggctttataagtaagaactaggattttgtaattgatccggggagagatgggtagccagtggaggtcttttaggactgggatgatgtggtgccaggatttggtgaaagttaaaagtcgggcggatgcgttctagaccaattggagtctcttgatagagctgacactgatgccatagaggagtgagttgcagaaATCAAGGccagaggagatgaaggcatggatcagtgtctcagcagcagggcgtgtgagcaAGTGtcttattttcgcaatgttgcgaaggtggtagaaggaggatttgacaatTTGGTGGATAtggggctcaagggagagggtgagatcaaggatcacaccaaggttgcatgcctgggaggaaggggggACAATAGTGCCATCGATTGTGAGTGCgatgttgttgatttggctgagtgTGGACttagagccaatgaagaggagttcagttttgtcactgttgagtttgaggaggttttgctgcatcaaGACTTGATGACAAGATGACACCCGGACTCAACCTGAGGCAATGgaagaactatagaattgtccaTAGTTagggaaaaactatcaggtttagccaaagctgatttagtacctactaagaggacatcggttttatcactattaagtttgaggaagtaatatgaaaaccaggatttaatttctagtaagcagtcagaaagggaatcagaatcagaatacgttatctatccctgaggggaaattgagttctagtACAGTCACTCACGCTGTAATAacgaaaaactaacaagatacaagataagaaaagagaaacagaaacaagcagaaataaaagataaataagaaattgaAAGAAAGGGGAGTTATTCGAAAAGAGCTCCACTCTtccaagtgggtggaagagtggaggcaggcttggtggatagataaagctgtgtGTCATCCGCATAGCAGTGAATTTTAATGCCAAATTTCCTAAAAATGTGGGCAAGAGGtaataagtaaataataaataggagcggccccaatacagagccccgggaacaccagtagtaacaggaaatggctgtgatctcaaatgtttaagttggacaaactgagtgcggccagggagatatgatctaaaccagtcaaggggggggggcagttattcAAATGggagctaatctctctaggaggatgttatgtgagatggtatcaaaggctgcactcgggTCAAGAAGGACAAGtgtggttaagagcccagagtcagctgccatcaacagatcattagtgattttcaccaaggctgtctccgtactgtgcatgtattgaaaaccagactggaattgttcaaacagattgttgtgcttcaagtgagcgtgtacctgagatgcgactgcTCTTTCAACTGTTTTATTCTGCACAGTTCACTTTCCGCCATACCACTCCTTCACTATGTACAGTTACAGTTAACATATTAATTacaactacatacctctgtaTATACTGTTACATTTCAATGTCAACTGTTAATTTTAGATTGAATGTGTGACTTTACTTTAgtttagtttaaatttaagtttatTCTTCTCCGGCCTGTATACACTGTGAACTTTtagctttttttaaattatttttagtTGTTTTTAGCTATAGTTTTTAATTTCTCATGCTGGATTGTAAATACTGTAATCTatatatttctttattttttgttaatttttagctttttgtttttaattttaacTTAATCTGTTATGTCATATTCTTAAGCTTTTTTGAGGTTGAACTGATacctaagcatttcattgccagcaatgcCTGCCACGTTATATTGCGGGGCATTTGACAAACAATTTGAGACttgaaattgttttttgttttttttcctgcccgTTTGATCTGCACTCAAGtccagtaggtggcgataatctAACAAAAGCTGGTTCTCCAGGCGCCGATAgacaagagaagggggaggaagaaGAAACAGGAGCCGTGTGGTTAAATTAACGCAAATTCAGTGGATTTGGTCGGAAGCCTTGAATGCcctgaagctttctggcagaaagccctgaaggcaaacTCCTCCCGCGTGCAAAGTGCTACACGCGAATCGGCTCTGTGACGTACACCGGAAAGTACACAACCAAGATGGCGTCCTCCGAGGGAGCAACGTTGAATGAGACACATGTGGGGAAAAAGAAGGTAAATATGAATAATTGCTAAATGGTTATATCTAAGACGCCTTTAGTGTTACGGTTACACTAAAGGGGATGTCTTAATGTCAACTTAAGTATGGACCAGTAAGGGTTACATAGCTTTGTAGCGTGCTCCTGAAACAACCAGCCAACGAAGTCTCGCATTAGCTGAATGTTTGCTAATGTTAGCATTAATTCGTTCAGCCTAAAAAAGCATTCTTATAACTAATGTCGATTTTCTTGACTCAACTAATCCATTATTTACATGCAACATGACACATTGTCCCTCTTCTTACAGACTTCAGTGCGTTACTGGGAAGAGCCTAAGGAAGAAAATAAGGCTACAGCTAAAAATAAGTATCATGGAAAAAAGAGTAAACGGCATTTGCAAGGAAAAGAGCCAAGAATACACGGAGCCAAGAAAAGCAATCAACAAAGAAATAAAAGCGGGAAACAGAAAGTCTTATCAAGGGTAAGTAACTACCGACTGTGATTCAAGTTATGTCTAACTTGCTTGAAGATGCTACTTTCGTTAATTTGTGTCTACCAGCGCTGGACAGCAGTTGGTGAAATCTTGTGCCTGTTAAGTCTATCCTGCCATTTGCTGCGCTTAACTTGACTTTTTGAGGACTCAATTCATATTATCTCTTCTGGTGATTCCTCGTGCTCCTTTAGAAAACGGACACATTTCCTGGAGCTGTACCAGTTCCAGAAGAGAAACTGCGGAAGTTCCGGAGGAAAGAGAAGAGTAAACTGGTAATGTCCtcaactgtctctctgtctgtctgtctgtctctccactaTTCAGATGCAATAAGTACTTTTTTTCTTTATTCATGATTGCTATTAACCAAGTAGATTAAATCATTGCTAGAAGTTAACCTTGTAGTCTTTCATTCTGCCTTCTCTAGCCTCCTCGTCGGCATATCAAGCTGAGAGCAGCTGTGGCTCACTCACAGGCCATCACAAATCTGTCCCAGAAACAAGCCGCACGCTGGGACCAACTGCTTCTCCCAGAGGATGCAGGGTAGTTCAATTCTGATGTCGCCAAGTCTTTCATATAAGTTTTTTACAAGCCATGAAAAGAGACAGACATTTAAGACTATCAAAAGACAGCGCCTGCATGTGACACCTCTTCCATTTTCAATTAGTTTCCTTGAAGGAGATGAGGATGAGGACACATGTACTATATCCCAAGAGGACATTGCAGATGCAGTTGACATAGCGTCTGGGGCAAAAGTGAGACACTAATGGGTGCTGCACGATTTTACTTCCTGATTTGTAAATAATGATCTGTCAGTGATGCTTAAACTTTGccctttaattcttttttttctctcccatttGACAGTATTTTAATCTTAATTTGTCCCAGTTTGGACCATATCGACTGGATTACAGCAAAACTGGACGGtcagtatctgtctgtctttctagaaATGAGTCTTCCCTACATATGACAAGTGATTAAATTCAAGGGACTGATACTAGCAGATCACTGACATATTGGTTGGAAATGCAAAAAATGTTATGAGAATGCTATGCCTTTTTGAgattttgtgctttttttgttttttgttttttttactcatgGCAAATGCGTTTTATATATTCATATGTTTTGAGAACTTATTTTTGTCATGTGTTCTCTTTTGTTCAGCCAGCTGCTACTTGCCGGGAAGAGAGGTCATGTGGCATGCCTGGACTGGCAGACCAAACAGCTTATGTGTGAGATAAATGTGATGGAGACTGTCAATGATGTAAAGTAAGTTGGCCAACTATATTTCAAGTAGCATCACACAAGCCACAAAAATAAAATTTTTAACATTCTGTACCATTCAAACCTCTTGACATCCTTCCTTGTCTAAATCATATTGAATTACTGCCTCATTTAGGTGGCTCCATACTGAGAATATGTATGCAGTTGCTCAGAAGAAGTGGCTGTATATCTATGACTCCAAGGGAATTGAGCTTCATTGCATACGCAAGTTCAACGATGTCCTCCGTATGCAGTTCCTCCCCTACCACTTTCTGCTGGCCACAGCGGTGGGTTCACTAAAATGTCTCCACTGGGCTTTGTTCAAAATGTGTTTTACATTTATGTTAATGATTTGAGTGCTGTAGATTTGACTGCATAGTGATGCTGTTACTTAAAACAAAAGCTTAAATATTGCCTTGCAGTCAAGATAAACAAAAGATAGAAAACTATTATACTCAAAAGGACAATGACAGAAATAGACATGGCTGGCAGGGTTGAGGTAGGTTGCCAACCCAGGTTAGGGAGTGAAGTTGGGGTTGAACCCTATACAGTATTTTGGTCACGATGGTTCCACCCTTGTCACTTTGGTATGGGCTCTCTTTAGGATAAGGGACAGAGAAATGTTTTCATGTAAATATCAGTGCTAGGTGTTCGTGTTGTCAAAATATATGAATCTGATGAGTGGCAGCTCTGATGTGTGGATATTACTTTTGTCAACTGCTCTTGTGGTTTTTTTTCCCATGGTCAGAGTGCCACTGGTTTCCTGCAATACCTGGATGTGTCTGTGGGGAAAGAAGTGGTGGCCATCCCCACCAAGGCTGGTAGGCTAGACGTGATGTGCCAGAATCCTCAGAATGCTATCATCCACCTAGGACATTCCAATGGCACCGTCACTCTTTGGTCCCCCAACCAGAAAGAAGCTCTTGTCAAGATGCTgtgtcaccaggggggcgtacGTTCCATCGCAGTTGACAAGAGTGGCATGTGAGTTTCTACTAAAATTATATAATTCCAGTGCAGTGTAGAATGTGTGTTTTTGATACTGTAAATTCTCAAATAAAAGCTGGGTTTCAAACAATGGCTGGTCACAAATAATAGATGGTTGTTTGGCTTGTATGGGCAATAAGGGCCAGTCCCAAATGAAGGCTGGATTATAAAAAAGGATTTTACAGGAAGTTTGGGTGGTCTATTCAGCATATTTCCACAATATTAATGACATGATTACAGTGTCATTGGCGTCCCATACTAAGCTCTGAGTTTCACTTTTTAAAGTTGAAATTCACTAATGATCCATTAATAAATTGTTATTTTATCCACCTGGACCATTGAGTCGGGTTACGTAATACTAAATGGCATTTTTATCACATGAGTCACGTGGATCACGGACTCGTTCTGAATGGGTCGCGGAGTGtggttaaaaaaaaccaacaacttcTATTTAAACAATAGAAAAGCTAACCCATTAATGCGATATCAATGCCCAGGCAAAGGTGAATATGCGCTACCAGCGGGGGGCGGTGTTGCAGCAAATAATTGCGGACAAAATAATATCTCCTACCTACTTTTAAGGAAAATATATTAGGCAGCATGCTTttaagctgtaatctataaatcctgttgttgttttttttgaagCACAAAAAAATACAACCAAATCAGTTTTCAATACTTTTTTTTCAAAGATATTTTTACTGGATTTTAAACAACAAGCAATACTTAGAAAGCTTTTAAAACAAGTGcatgatatgtcagatttacatgatATTAAAATGATATAGGAACATGACACACTTATCCCCAATCTTTATCATTGTCATCACACTATTGTTCTAAGGGCATATAAATTATAATTTGTATGAAGTTTGTTTCAATGGCTTGTGATTTAAAACCACTGACACAGTTAGAATGAGGAGACCATTCAGCTTTTCAATAGCACGCTGAAGAAGGATTGTGGACACATTCACAATTGGGTACCAGCACACACTCACGAATAGTCTGGCTGAAGTGGTTGTCAATAGTCCAAGACAATCTATCATAATTTTAAGAACATGCATTtagagcatccgggtagcatggcggtctattccgttgactaccaacacggggatcgccggatcgaatccccgtgttaccgccggcttggttgggcatccctacagacacaattggccgtgctgcgggtgggaagccgggtgtgggtatgtgtcctggtcactgcactaacgcctcctctggtcggtcggggcgcctattcgggagggaggggggaactggggggagtggcgtgatcctcccatggattatgtccccctggcgaaactcctctctttcaggtgaaaagaagcagttggcgactccacatgtattagaggagacgtggtagtctgcagccctccctggatcggcagagggggcggcgcagcgactgggacagctcagaagggtggggtaataggccggatataattggggagaaaaagggggaaaccccccccccactcccaaaaaaaccccccaaaacaacatGCATTTAAATCACAAAtattttggaaaagtcatggaagatCCAGTCTCTTGCATTTTTAGTCTTGGATAAATATATTTTCTAAGGGCCTGTGTATATTACCGTGTGCTTTGGTAACAGTCAAAGCAAAGGAACAGGTTGGACCCTGAGCATGATCACTCCAGACTTTGAAACTATTATCAGGAGTAAAGCAGATCCCCAGCTATCTCATTAGCTTCCCCAAATGCTACGTTTAGTAGAACTACTCGGAGTGATTATCATATTATGTGTATAAACACAGTATACAGTTATGATGTTCATATTATTCATATTCACCAGGATCAGCAACATGTTCATACTCGTCAGTTTATTAAGCAGGAACAGTTTGTTATGGCTAGAGTAATGTGCTTTGAGTGCAGGAAtaaaaatatgtattttatgtttaaaaACAGTCATGACATTGTGTATATGCGGTTACTAACCCATTTTTGAGAAATAAATTTGCTTGGTTTGAATTCCATAAAAGTGAGTCGTGACCTAATGACCATGGGAAAATGTGGGTCCCAAGGCCAGACCAGTTGAGAACTGCTGCCTTAGTGTATTCCGTATCTTTCAGTGGCTGTCATAATGTAGTCTCCAAGGATGCTTTCCTCTGATTTCTTGGTAGGTATATGGTGACATCAGGCATGGACAAGAAGTTGAAGGTTTATGACATCAGAGCCTTCAAGCCCTTGCAGTCGTACTTCCTGCCTGCTGGAGCTTCCTGTCTGTCGTTGAGCCAGAGGGGACTTCTGTCAGCAACCACGGGAGACATTGTCCAGGTCACCATGTATTCAGCACTAGATGATTAATTTTTCATTGGTGAACTTGTAAGATAAACATTCATTTTAAATGACACAAACATGTACATCTTGGTTCAAAATCTTAGTGACATGTTGGTTTAAACCTGCAGTCCGGaagtttttcctccccctttaccAGTGAAAGAtattctcttctttcagcgctctccaatGAGAAACGCTACATGAAATTGTCCATTTTTGTCCTCACCGTCAATcgctttcttttctgtttttgattttaaaccttcctctgaacactgagtttcttttttctctgaagcatcagaaacttttcttggacccATCTTGGGTTTTTCCGCCATAgcttccaagcccggaagctttctgacagaaagccctgaaggcaagccagTCAGAGGCATACAAATGCTTTTGTGACATGAAAGATCAGCTTTGGCAAAGCAATCATTGCTTGCTGGCGTAAAACGCATCACTACACATAACTTTACCCGGTGGTGATGGGTTTAAACAGCATTGCGTGAACTCCGTTGGTAAGGGCTTCAATGTCACGCACATTCATTTATATGTTAAAGTCCCACATTCTAGCTTTAAGTCCATAGGTGAAGTGTTCTTTAAAATACAACGTATTCATTTTTGGAAGAATCATTACCTAAGCgccattgtttgttttattttttgttataaATTATTTTGACAGAGATCATTTTGTTATTTTCAGAGGTGATTATCAATAGGGGGGTCAAACTTTCCTGTTTGTCTGGTATTTATAAAGGCATTGATTTTCTCTGTGCAGGTGTACAGGAATGTATGGAGTACTCCAGTGAACAAGCCTTACATGGCACATAAAGTGCGGGGAGCAGTGTGGGGGCTGCACTTCTGTCCATTTGAAGATGTCCTTGGAGTTGGCCATGGTGAAGGCTTCACCAGTATACTAGTTCCAGGTTAGTTATGATGAGACACAATACTTGTGTAGTTTCTCATCTTGGAGGGGATTGTGCGTTTGGTcgggtgtgtgcgtgtttgtgcagctattctcacatactactggacctatcagcctaatattttttgtgcacagttatgactgtatcatCAAAAACCTCATGTGGTTATTAGAAATTTTGAAAAACCAGTTTTATACCGAAATTGAGTAatattcattcactctctagctcactcgaccatcGCTGCGCCCTCTCTGGCTCATGCTCTCAGCTCGCTTGCGATCTGTGTTTGAAAGTGCGTGTCCTCAGCTAATCCCaaatactactggacctatcagcctaatattttttgtgcacaattatgactgtatgatcaagaacctctcgtggttgcggtgattcaaaacttttgaaaaacctgttttatacagcAATTGAGCGCTAACTCCTCAGccgttttttgtttggtttttttttttttttgcctaagtCCACACACCGAAGGGGAGATAacgcaggcagtgcctctgtattttcccttctcctggtaggtgaaaaaagAGGCGGTTTGTCAAGCACCTGGGAAGGGGGGGATACGCCAAATCTTTGCAAGATCTTTTTAAAAGGAAAGCCAAACACGAAATTTGACTACAGTGAGGAGTTCTGCACCAGCCACCCAAGCCAGTCTAATCTCTGGGCTTGTTGACATTACATATCATCAAGTGGTTCAAAATAGAAGTGCCGCTTCTCTGCATTATATTTGATTTTAAAACAACCAGAACAGGCCATTTTGGTTTCTGCGGTGTCCATGGAAATCGAACTGCATTGTAAAATATATGACTTAATTTTCCTTGTTGTTTCCAGTATACTATAAGGACCAGCTCACAGAtcttgctggtagcttggtagCCATCAGTGTAATGCAACACGTGATagtgatgtctttatgcatgctcagtaatccaggaaagaaaatcaaagaaggttgaatcagttcatctggatacagtgtttattgacagatccaaaggaattgaatcaagtgcaactggacttggtatatccgtgaagacgtttcgcctctcatccaagaggcttcctcagttcgtgcctttctgattagaccaagctagtctatctctaaccatgacctggatgaatgagaacattcacagacatttattgacagatatgtttaattactcatctaagtgacatcttcagtcatttagatgagtgataaaacgtatcTATCGATAAAcagtgtatccagatgaactgactcaaccctcTTTGACATGATAGTGATATTTGTATGTGACTTGCACCTTATCAACAGTATTCCCCTAGATATTCTCTAGATACGCAGATGAGCGCATAATCCAACATCCATTATCCAGATACCAATATTCCAGACAACTAGAAACAATTTATTAACATCTATGGACAATGAATGAAGTAATTAACACAATCTTTACAGTTTTGTCAGAGCCAAACCTGTGGTCCACCTGTCTGCTTTGTGCCTAGGCCTGCCTGACTGATATTGCTCTCAGTGAGAGAGGATGCCATATACATGTCAGCAGAGTGTAATCAATATGTTCACCTTTACTGTCTTGCAAGGGTACTTAAATGATATGGCtggtgaatttttatttttttggtattGTTGTGATGGTCTACAAGACGATCGAAACCAACAATGATTTTCTCCTACTCACCAGCGTCTGGGTTATGGCCAGTGTCAAAGATAGTGACAATATGCAAGCCATTTAACTCCATTGCATTCCAAAAAACGGGTTTACTAGGTCACAGAGCTGTATCCTTGTTTTGGCCTGTACAACTCACCTTTACGAACAATGTGAGCATTGTAGCTTTCTCTGGATGTGTTCAGACAACTATGGCAACAAGTTTCTTTTCTATGTAAAGAAGACACTGCGCTTGCATCGCAGGCAGGATTTTCAAACTGAAACAGTAACTTAAGCTTTTCTGTGcaacttccactttttcattacCATCTCTGTGTGAGACAACGAACTGAACAGTTATAGAAAGGTATGGACAACATGATTGTCAACAGAGCATAACTTCCACTTTTTCCGCTCTGGCCCAGTGTTATGCTGGGAGTGAGTGGAAGCTATCAGAAATCCTCAATTCAATCCGAAAATAACAACGGGGCTGTTGAGTCCAGGATCATTTCACAAGTAATGACTACAAAGggatgggggcatctgggtggcgtagcattctattccgttgcctgaagGGTGAAAACTTACTACATAACCATAAAACAAGATGTTGTGCCAGTAATTGCATCACTTGATACAATAGGGCTAATGTCACTGCAGGTTATTTCTACCATAGTATGTGGAGAAAAGGTAGTCCAGTTAAACTCATTTTCATAAGTTATTACTGGAAAAGTTATGATCAAATTAACATTTGTGAGCCTAAAGAAGTAAATGTTGTCTGCCGATTCAATATTAAATTGCAGACAACCGCTGGGACATTGTTATTTTGTCTACTCGTTAAAGTCAGGGTGTTGTTACACAAGTGGGTTCACCATGTTCGTCATCTTAGAGCTCTCATAATATCGGGTCCAGGATGTCCCATTCTGTGCAGCATCTGCATTCTTCCTCAGTTGGCATTGCTGAGAAATGAcctcagctgcaccactaatcTCTGGTAGTTCTGTCTTGTTCCTGTATATGAATTGCTGTTTTAGTATCTACAATCCTTGCATTTAGTCTTTCCCTTTCTGTGCTTTGTCATCGTATTTCCTCTTGGGAATACTCGGGCTCATATAAATATAGTTGAATGGGTCCACCAAATCTGACCTATCCATCTACTCCATTGACACTTTTTTCTTCAAAATCAGCCAATTTGTTTAAAGAATTTTGTGAAGAGTGAGAATTAGGAATAAAATGAGTGTGTGATACGCCTAGCCTGTCAATCCTGCCTGTGTTACTGTTGGCCCTCATATTGGCACGAAATTTCATGAGCATGCACCGTGTCTTGTTTACATAGAATATAAACTTGTTGTTGTGGCCGTCTGTGAACACATTTCGAGAAAACCACAATACCCACGTTGTTTGTAATGATGAGTTGTGTCGGTCAAAATGAGGATGCAGCTCTGACCTGGTTAAACCAGTTTTTGGAATATAATGGAGCTCAATGGGTTGCATATGTCGCCGTCTCTGATGTTGACCATTACTCGGCTGCTGATGAGTAGGAGAAAATCCTTGTCTGTTTCAGCTTTCTCATAGACCATGTTGataatacaaaaaacaaaaatgcacAGCCATGTCCTTTAAGACCTGGCATGGTGtgcaattcctttttttttcttcagtattTTTATTGGCGATGTAGATACAAATACAGTATCCGGTAGTAACAAATATCTCCACATTTTATATTTTTAGAAGAAATGCAAAACAAATAGAACAGACAAAACaacagatgaccccccccccatgccttaGGAGTATTggaaaataaaatgacaataccATATCTCAGTCTCACCTGTTCATAATAGGTTCACGGATTTACATTGATTAAGTCTCAGAGGCAAGAGCATTAAACAATGTGCATttgtaaaatacatgtaaaaagtAAGCGAGCCAGCCAAAGCTGCAAGGGTATAGATGAATAATGACAAATTCAGTATAGTTTTGATAGAATCAGGACAGATGTCTCATCACCATCTGGTCTCTA
It encodes:
- the wdr46 gene encoding WD repeat-containing protein 46, translating into MASSEGATLNETHVGKKKTSVRYWEEPKEENKATAKNKYHGKKSKRHLQGKEPRIHGAKKSNQQRNKSGKQKVLSRKTDTFPGAVPVPEEKLRKFRRKEKSKLPPRRHIKLRAAVAHSQAITNLSQKQAARWDQLLLPEDAGFLEGDEDEDTCTISQEDIADAVDIASGAKYFNLNLSQFGPYRLDYSKTGRQLLLAGKRGHVACLDWQTKQLMCEINVMETVNDVKWLHTENMYAVAQKKWLYIYDSKGIELHCIRKFNDVLRMQFLPYHFLLATASATGFLQYLDVSVGKEVVAIPTKAGRLDVMCQNPQNAIIHLGHSNGTVTLWSPNQKEALVKMLCHQGGVRSIAVDKSGMYMVTSGMDKKLKVYDIRAFKPLQSYFLPAGASCLSLSQRGLLSATTGDIVQVYRNVWSTPVNKPYMAHKVRGAVWGLHFCPFEDVLGVGHGEGFTSILVPGAGEPNFDGLDANPYRSTKQRQEWEVKALLEKIQPELITLDPSQLGQVDHASYQQRHQDRVQALGYDPLAVEKFKPRFKKKGRSSSGNIEKRKKQVAHIDQRDVIRKSVEDKAKMDREKKEREKRKEKTFGQKSALDRFHK